A stretch of the Chitiniphilus purpureus genome encodes the following:
- a CDS encoding non-ribosomal peptide synthetase, which produces MTAYPAARRFPAHFVAHLRTLAAERPDDTALVAVAERDGEPVDRVISYRMLDLRVRALAATLQRRFSCGERLLILLDNDDHHVVSFFACLYAGMVAVPVALPESSRPAHQARLLGIAADAGAAGVLTLAALHSPISAVLPRLAVVAVDESDESGADDWVAHTPQGGDIAFLQYTSGSTSAPKGVMVSHDNLMANARAIEAGLVVGADDAFVSWLPLFHDMGLIGGMLQPIHRGIKLVLMTPRFFLERPVRWLQAIARHRGSISGGPDFAYRLCLERVTDEQLAQLDLSSWRIAFSGAEPVRHDTLAGFAARFAPAGFDAGALYPCYGLAEATLFVTGSTRGAGMTTQRFSTAALAQGRAEATPDGAALVGCGRPPSGHAVRIVDPVAPPVPLAEGRVGEIWASGPSIASGYWGKPDATHAAFVGHDGVTWLRTGDLGFVHADQLYIAGRVKDLIIVRGHNLYPQDIERAIEAEVEAVRKGRVAAFSVAGPGGEGIGVAAELSRGMQKLIRPEALVQVLSATVSELCGEPLSVVVLLNPGALPKTSSGKLQRNACRDGWQARTLDAWAIHEFGRLVSGGAQAPAEAPVAPLTAAQARLAALWRAVLRLDDTVPLAQDAHFFALGGNSLSMVQLAARIGEQWGMTPSLQLLFDHPRLDRMAQALPPPGERDAAAVPGRIPRLPEAGRTGPQPLSHAQARQWFLWQLDPTGCAYHAAVALRLTGVLQADALQGALADLVARHDALRTVFRSTGEAVVAQWIEPACAPQLVHTDLRSLTPAEREAQLAQQAARCHAQPFDLAHGPLWRVELARLADAEQVLIVVAHHIVSDGVSIQVLIDELATCYLARLAGAPAVPLAPLPVQYLDYAAWQRERLAAGERDRQLAWWRAQLGDEQPVLTLPTDAPRRAEAGYRAAHHALELPADLLAGLRQVAAAQRATLFMVLLTGYQVLLHRHTGQADIRVGVPVANRHQMDTEGVLGCFVNTQVLRAVLDGRTSLAQALDDTRRVALGAQAHQDLPFEVLVEALQPERSLAHNPLFQVMFNYLRHDYGALDRLPGLAVAEYPLPEPSAQFELTMQVCERSDGSVSIRLVYAQELFAASTMARLGRHYLRVLQALVEDTAQPLGAVALLDEAEQATLRHWGSNAQDYGAPLPVQRLFEQQAQTRPQATALLFGDTTLSYGELNARANRLAHRLIALGVGPEVRVGIALERSVTLVVSLLAVLKAGGAYVPLDPDYPAERLAYMAADSGIALLLTGPGLAGRVVPPAGVPVFEVDGLDLAGEPEYEPVVALHAEHLAYVIHTSGSTGRPKGAANRHGALYNRLAWMQAAYRLDTGDTVLQKTPFGFDVSVWEFLWPLTTGARLLLAGPGEHRDPGRLAALIRQHGVSTLHFVPAMLQAFLAHGDSAGCDSVRRVICSGEALPPQAQQAVFERLPQAALYNLYGPTEAAIDVTHWQCRRDGGPTVPIGRPIGNVTVRVLDTDLNLAPQGAAGELYLGGAGLGRGYLGRAGLTAERFVADPFDGNGGRLYRTGDLVRWNSEGQLEYLGRIDHQVKIRGLRIELGEVEAQLLAQPGVREAVVVAREGPGGPGLAAYVCPAGLDVAQLKAALGTVLPDYMVPGTLTLLEALPLNANGKVDRKALPAPQGVARGDYAAPQGEVEVLLAGIWAEVLGLERVGRHDHFFELGGHSLHLIRVHQLLQARLQRGIALVDLFKYPSVAALASWIGSGIPAAGPDPSTGHDAAHAQRRRAALRRRAEERAE; this is translated from the coding sequence ATGACAGCCTATCCTGCCGCACGCCGTTTTCCCGCGCATTTCGTGGCCCACCTGCGCACGCTGGCGGCCGAGCGCCCCGACGACACCGCGCTGGTGGCGGTGGCCGAGCGGGATGGCGAGCCTGTGGACCGGGTCATCAGCTACCGGATGCTCGATCTGCGGGTGCGCGCGCTGGCCGCCACGCTGCAGCGTCGCTTCAGCTGTGGCGAGCGCCTGTTGATCCTGCTGGACAACGACGATCACCACGTCGTCAGCTTCTTTGCCTGCCTGTACGCCGGCATGGTGGCCGTGCCGGTGGCGCTGCCCGAATCGTCGCGCCCAGCGCACCAGGCGCGGCTGCTCGGCATCGCCGCGGATGCCGGGGCCGCCGGCGTGCTGACGCTGGCGGCGCTGCACAGCCCGATCAGTGCCGTGCTGCCGCGGCTTGCGGTGGTGGCGGTCGACGAATCGGACGAGTCTGGCGCCGACGACTGGGTCGCGCACACGCCGCAGGGCGGCGACATCGCCTTCCTGCAGTACACCTCCGGCTCCACTTCGGCACCCAAGGGCGTGATGGTCAGCCACGACAACCTGATGGCCAACGCACGTGCCATCGAAGCGGGCCTGGTGGTCGGCGCCGACGACGCCTTTGTCTCGTGGCTGCCGCTGTTCCACGACATGGGCCTGATCGGCGGCATGCTGCAGCCCATCCATCGCGGCATCAAGCTGGTGCTGATGACGCCGCGCTTCTTCCTGGAGCGCCCGGTGCGCTGGCTGCAGGCGATCGCGCGGCATCGCGGCAGCATCAGCGGCGGCCCGGACTTCGCCTACCGGCTGTGCCTGGAGCGGGTGACCGATGAGCAACTGGCGCAGCTGGATCTGTCGAGCTGGCGCATCGCCTTCTCGGGCGCGGAACCCGTGCGCCATGACACCTTGGCGGGCTTCGCCGCGCGTTTCGCGCCGGCCGGCTTCGATGCCGGGGCACTCTACCCCTGCTATGGCCTTGCCGAAGCCACGCTGTTCGTCACCGGCAGCACGCGCGGCGCCGGCATGACCACCCAGCGTTTCTCCACCGCGGCGCTGGCACAGGGCCGGGCCGAGGCAACGCCGGATGGCGCGGCGCTGGTCGGCTGCGGCCGCCCGCCGTCCGGGCACGCGGTGCGGATCGTCGATCCGGTCGCACCCCCCGTGCCGCTGGCAGAGGGCCGGGTCGGCGAGATCTGGGCGAGCGGCCCCAGCATCGCCAGCGGCTACTGGGGCAAGCCCGACGCCACCCACGCCGCCTTCGTCGGGCATGACGGCGTCACCTGGCTGCGTACCGGCGATCTGGGCTTCGTCCATGCTGACCAGCTCTACATTGCCGGTCGGGTCAAGGACCTGATCATCGTCCGGGGCCACAACCTCTATCCGCAGGACATCGAGCGGGCGATCGAGGCCGAGGTGGAAGCGGTGCGCAAGGGGCGGGTGGCCGCATTTTCGGTGGCAGGGCCGGGCGGCGAGGGCATCGGCGTGGCGGCCGAGCTGTCGCGTGGCATGCAAAAGCTGATCCGGCCCGAGGCATTGGTGCAGGTGCTGAGCGCCACGGTGAGCGAGCTGTGCGGCGAACCGCTGTCGGTGGTGGTGCTGCTCAACCCCGGGGCACTGCCCAAGACCTCCAGCGGCAAGCTGCAGCGCAACGCCTGCCGTGACGGCTGGCAGGCACGAACGCTGGACGCGTGGGCCATCCATGAATTCGGCCGCCTGGTCAGCGGTGGGGCGCAGGCGCCGGCGGAGGCGCCCGTCGCGCCGTTGACGGCGGCGCAGGCACGGCTGGCCGCGCTATGGCGGGCTGTGCTGCGGCTGGACGACACGGTGCCGCTGGCGCAGGACGCGCACTTCTTCGCGCTGGGCGGCAATTCGCTGAGCATGGTGCAACTGGCGGCGCGCATCGGCGAGCAATGGGGCATGACCCCCTCGCTGCAGTTGCTGTTCGACCATCCCCGGCTGGACCGGATGGCGCAGGCGCTGCCACCACCCGGCGAGCGGGACGCCGCGGCCGTGCCGGGCCGCATCCCCCGGCTGCCCGAGGCGGGCCGCACCGGCCCGCAGCCGCTGTCGCACGCGCAGGCACGCCAATGGTTCCTGTGGCAGCTCGATCCGACCGGCTGCGCCTATCATGCCGCCGTGGCGCTGCGGCTGACCGGCGTGCTGCAGGCCGACGCGTTGCAAGGGGCGCTGGCCGACCTCGTCGCGCGCCACGACGCACTGCGTACCGTGTTCCGGAGCACCGGCGAAGCCGTGGTCGCGCAGTGGATCGAGCCCGCATGCGCGCCGCAGCTGGTGCATACCGATCTACGCAGCCTCACGCCGGCCGAGCGCGAGGCGCAACTGGCGCAGCAGGCGGCACGCTGCCATGCGCAGCCGTTCGACCTGGCGCATGGACCGTTGTGGCGCGTCGAACTGGCCCGGCTTGCCGATGCGGAACAGGTGCTCATCGTGGTGGCGCACCACATCGTGTCGGACGGCGTCTCGATCCAGGTGCTGATCGACGAGCTGGCCACCTGCTACCTGGCCCGGCTGGCCGGTGCGCCGGCCGTGCCGCTGGCGCCCTTGCCGGTCCAGTACCTCGACTACGCGGCGTGGCAGCGTGAGCGGCTGGCCGCCGGCGAGCGCGACCGGCAGCTGGCGTGGTGGCGGGCGCAGCTGGGTGACGAGCAGCCGGTGCTGACGCTGCCCACCGATGCGCCGCGTCGGGCTGAGGCCGGCTATCGCGCGGCCCATCATGCGCTTGAGCTGCCGGCCGACCTGCTGGCCGGGCTGCGTCAGGTGGCCGCCGCGCAGCGCGCCACCCTCTTCATGGTGTTGCTGACCGGCTACCAGGTGCTGCTGCACCGCCATACCGGACAGGCCGACATCCGTGTCGGCGTGCCGGTGGCCAATCGCCATCAGATGGATACCGAAGGCGTGCTCGGCTGCTTCGTCAACACCCAGGTGCTGCGTGCCGTGCTGGACGGGCGCACTTCGCTTGCGCAGGCGCTGGACGACACCCGCCGCGTCGCGCTGGGCGCGCAGGCGCACCAGGACCTGCCGTTCGAAGTGCTGGTCGAGGCGCTGCAGCCCGAGCGCAGCCTGGCCCACAACCCGCTGTTCCAGGTGATGTTCAACTACCTGCGGCATGACTACGGCGCGCTGGACCGGCTGCCGGGACTGGCGGTTGCCGAATACCCGCTGCCCGAGCCGTCGGCGCAGTTCGAGCTGACGATGCAGGTGTGCGAGCGCAGCGACGGCAGCGTCTCGATCCGCCTGGTCTATGCGCAGGAACTGTTCGCCGCATCGACGATGGCACGGCTGGGCCGACACTACCTGCGTGTGCTGCAGGCGCTGGTGGAGGACACCGCGCAGCCGCTGGGCGCGGTGGCGCTGCTGGATGAGGCGGAGCAGGCGACGCTGCGGCACTGGGGCAGCAATGCGCAGGACTACGGCGCACCGCTGCCGGTGCAGCGGCTGTTCGAGCAGCAGGCGCAGACCCGGCCGCAGGCGACGGCGCTGCTGTTCGGCGACACGACGCTCAGCTACGGCGAACTCAACGCCCGCGCCAACCGCCTGGCGCACCGGCTGATCGCACTGGGCGTCGGCCCGGAAGTCCGGGTGGGCATCGCGCTGGAACGCTCGGTGACATTGGTGGTGAGCCTGCTGGCGGTGCTGAAGGCCGGCGGGGCGTACGTGCCGCTGGACCCGGACTACCCGGCCGAGCGGCTGGCCTACATGGCGGCCGACAGCGGCATCGCGCTGTTGCTGACCGGCCCGGGGCTGGCCGGGCGGGTGGTGCCGCCGGCCGGGGTGCCGGTGTTCGAGGTGGACGGGCTGGACCTCGCCGGCGAGCCGGAATACGAGCCGGTGGTGGCGCTGCACGCGGAGCACCTGGCGTACGTGATCCACACCTCGGGCTCGACCGGGCGCCCCAAGGGGGCGGCCAACCGGCATGGCGCGCTGTACAACCGGCTGGCCTGGATGCAGGCGGCCTATCGGCTGGATACGGGCGACACGGTACTGCAGAAGACCCCGTTCGGCTTCGACGTGTCGGTGTGGGAATTCCTGTGGCCGCTGACGACGGGCGCACGGCTGCTGCTGGCAGGGCCGGGGGAACACCGCGACCCGGGGCGGCTGGCGGCGCTGATCCGGCAGCATGGGGTGAGCACGCTGCACTTCGTGCCGGCGATGCTGCAGGCCTTCCTCGCACACGGGGACAGCGCGGGGTGCGACAGCGTGCGGCGGGTGATCTGCAGCGGCGAGGCCCTGCCGCCGCAGGCACAGCAGGCGGTGTTCGAGCGGCTGCCGCAGGCGGCGCTGTACAACCTGTACGGCCCGACCGAAGCGGCGATCGACGTGACGCACTGGCAGTGCCGGCGCGACGGCGGGCCTACGGTGCCGATTGGGCGGCCGATCGGCAACGTGACGGTGCGGGTGCTCGATACGGACCTGAACCTGGCGCCGCAGGGGGCGGCAGGTGAGCTGTACCTGGGTGGGGCCGGGCTGGGCCGCGGCTACCTGGGGCGGGCCGGGCTGACGGCGGAGCGCTTTGTGGCGGACCCGTTCGACGGCAACGGCGGGCGGCTCTATCGCACCGGGGATCTGGTGCGCTGGAACAGCGAAGGCCAGTTGGAATACCTGGGGCGGATCGACCATCAGGTGAAGATCCGCGGGCTGCGGATCGAGCTGGGGGAGGTGGAGGCACAGCTGCTGGCGCAGCCGGGGGTGCGCGAGGCGGTGGTGGTGGCACGTGAGGGCCCGGGGGGGCCTGGGCTGGCGGCGTATGTGTGCCCGGCGGGGCTGGACGTGGCGCAGCTGAAGGCGGCGCTGGGAACGGTGCTGCCGGACTACATGGTGCCGGGGACGCTCACGCTGCTGGAGGCACTGCCGCTGAACGCGAACGGCAAGGTGGACCGCAAGGCGCTGCCGGCGCCGCAGGGGGTGGCGCGGGGGGACTACGCGGCGCCGCAGGGCGAGGTGGAGGTGTTGCTGGCCGGGATCTGGGCGGAGGTGCTGGGGCTGGAGCGGGTGGGCCGGCACGACCACTTCTTCGAGCTGGGCGGGCATTCGCTGCACCTGATCCGCGTACATCAGCTGTTGCAGGCGCGGCTGCAGCGCGGCATCGCGCTGGTGGACCTGTTCAAGTACCCGAGCGTGGCGGCGCTGGCAAGCTGGATCGGTTCGGGGATCCCCGCTGCCGGGCCGGACCCGTCCACCGGGCACGACGCGGCGCATGCGCAGCGCCGGCGTGCCGCGTTGCGTCGACGCGCCGAAGAGAGGGCCGAATGA
- a CDS encoding MbtH family protein, giving the protein MTASCFDREDETFIVLVNHEEQYSIWPQWKAVPGGWRAVPGIEGDKRQVLDYVERTWTDMRPLSLRTWMDQQTGNATAE; this is encoded by the coding sequence ATGACCGCCAGTTGCTTTGACCGCGAAGACGAGACCTTCATCGTGCTCGTCAACCATGAAGAACAGTATTCGATCTGGCCGCAATGGAAGGCGGTGCCCGGCGGCTGGCGCGCCGTGCCCGGCATCGAGGGCGATAAGCGGCAGGTGCTCGACTATGTGGAACGCACCTGGACCGACATGCGCCCGTTGTCGCTGCGTACCTGGATGGACCAGCAGACCGGCAACGCCACGGCTGAATAG
- a CDS encoding TauD/TfdA family dioxygenase, with protein MNDVLTRFERTGPAATALPVLLTPAYPQEPLLQALPRLRHEIEHHLPRVGGVLLRGFSVPQVEQFRQFAAGFGHPLLSYEFGSTPRSAVGGGIYTSTEYPAHQSIPLHNEQAYTREWPMKIWFHCVTAAPEGGETPIADSRAIYRRMPEAIRRRFAPGVRYVRNYGDFDVPWQSVFNTDNPAEVEAYCRRNAIDCVWLADGTLRTSQLCQAIETHPVTGEPVWFNQAHLFHASNLPPEVRESLEELLGADNLPRNTYFADGAVIPDAVFAEVRAVLAAETVSFRWQEGDVLMLDNMLAAHARAPFNGPRKVVVAMAQPHGNLDRALP; from the coding sequence ATGAACGATGTACTGACCCGATTCGAACGAACCGGCCCCGCCGCCACGGCACTGCCCGTGCTGCTCACCCCCGCATACCCGCAGGAGCCGCTACTGCAGGCGCTGCCCCGGCTGCGCCACGAGATCGAGCACCATCTGCCCAGGGTCGGCGGCGTATTGCTGCGTGGCTTCTCGGTGCCGCAGGTCGAGCAGTTCCGGCAGTTCGCCGCCGGCTTCGGCCATCCGTTGCTGAGCTATGAGTTCGGCTCGACGCCGCGCTCGGCGGTGGGCGGCGGCATCTACACCTCGACCGAATACCCGGCGCACCAATCGATACCGCTGCACAACGAGCAGGCCTACACCCGCGAATGGCCGATGAAGATCTGGTTCCATTGCGTCACCGCCGCGCCTGAAGGCGGCGAAACCCCGATCGCCGACAGTCGGGCCATCTACCGGCGCATGCCCGAGGCGATCCGTCGCCGCTTTGCACCGGGCGTGCGCTACGTGCGCAACTACGGCGATTTCGATGTGCCGTGGCAGAGCGTGTTCAACACCGACAACCCTGCCGAGGTCGAAGCCTACTGCCGCCGCAACGCCATCGACTGCGTCTGGCTGGCGGATGGCACGTTGCGCACCAGCCAGCTGTGCCAGGCGATCGAGACGCATCCGGTCACCGGCGAGCCGGTCTGGTTCAACCAGGCCCACCTGTTCCATGCGTCCAACCTGCCGCCCGAGGTGCGTGAATCGCTGGAAGAACTGCTCGGTGCCGACAACTTGCCACGCAACACCTATTTCGCCGACGGCGCGGTCATCCCCGATGCGGTGTTCGCCGAGGTGCGCGCGGTGCTGGCGGCCGAGACCGTGTCGTTCCGCTGGCAGGAAGGCGATGTGCTGATGCTCGACAACATGCTGGCCGCGCACGCCCGCGCACCGTTCAACGGGCCGCGCAAGGTGGTGGTGGCAATGGCCCAGCCGCATGGCAACCTGGACCGCGCCTTGCCATAG
- a CDS encoding thioesterase II family protein translates to MPCIPVDLLALPCAGASATMYLRWRRALPPWIRLTPLELPGRGSRMAEPCVEDYAALVEQLCETFQPALHGRYVLFGHSMGALLAHGIAHRQRALGRPLPHALLVSASPAPSCRDRGPYPGRHDHAALLAELRRHGGTPDDVLRNEALLQLALDTLGADYRVCASFQPQSGPPLPLPIHAFGGRQDDIAPQRIEAWHAETAGHFALEWFDGGHFFIRQHEAALLAALVRVLGPLSGGTGPVDAGLPQRQIEDA, encoded by the coding sequence ATGCCGTGCATTCCCGTCGATCTCCTGGCGCTGCCGTGCGCCGGTGCCAGCGCCACCATGTACCTGCGCTGGCGGCGAGCGCTGCCGCCGTGGATCAGGCTGACGCCGCTGGAGCTGCCCGGGCGCGGCAGTCGGATGGCCGAGCCTTGCGTGGAGGATTACGCCGCGCTGGTCGAGCAGCTGTGCGAGACATTCCAGCCGGCGCTGCACGGGCGCTACGTGCTGTTCGGGCACAGCATGGGCGCGCTGCTGGCCCATGGCATCGCGCACCGGCAGCGTGCGCTGGGCCGGCCCTTGCCGCACGCCCTGCTGGTCTCGGCCAGCCCCGCGCCATCGTGCCGCGACCGCGGGCCCTACCCGGGGCGGCACGACCATGCCGCACTGCTGGCCGAGCTGCGTCGGCATGGCGGCACGCCCGATGACGTGCTGCGCAACGAGGCGCTGCTGCAGCTGGCGCTGGACACGCTGGGCGCCGACTACCGCGTTTGCGCGAGCTTCCAGCCGCAGTCCGGGCCGCCACTGCCATTGCCCATCCATGCGTTCGGCGGCCGGCAGGACGATATCGCCCCGCAGCGGATCGAGGCCTGGCACGCCGAGACGGCCGGGCACTTCGCGCTCGAATGGTTCGACGGCGGGCATTTCTTCATCCGCCAGCACGAGGCGGCATTGCTTGCAGCCCTGGTGCGTGTGCTGGGGCCGCTCTCCGGCGGGACCGGGCCGGTGGACGCCGGCCTCCCGCAACGGCAAATCGAGGACGCTTGA
- a CDS encoding dienelactone hydrolase family protein, protein MLLQSQHADLVTPTGTMRTYVHRPAGEGRYPAVLFYSEIFQQTGPIERAARLLAGHGYAVLVPEIFHELNPVGTVLAYDNPGRDKGNADKAAKPVEDYDRDNRAMIDWLAGQPWYSGQLGAMGFCIGGHLAFRAALQPEVRGTACFYATDLHTQVIPNQPGQHSMDRAGEIGGELLMIWGKQDPHIPATGRAEVYARLAALGLDFTWHEFNGQHAFMRDEGERYDAQLQRLGYELVFDLFGRTLR, encoded by the coding sequence ATGCTTTTGCAAAGCCAGCATGCCGACCTTGTCACCCCCACCGGCACCATGCGCACCTATGTGCACCGCCCGGCCGGGGAAGGCCGCTATCCGGCCGTGCTGTTCTATTCGGAGATCTTCCAGCAGACCGGGCCGATCGAGCGCGCGGCACGCTTGCTCGCCGGGCACGGCTATGCCGTGCTGGTGCCGGAAATCTTCCATGAGCTCAACCCGGTCGGCACCGTGCTTGCCTACGACAACCCCGGGCGCGACAAGGGCAATGCCGACAAGGCCGCCAAACCGGTGGAAGACTACGACCGCGACAACCGCGCGATGATCGACTGGCTGGCCGGCCAGCCGTGGTATTCGGGGCAGTTGGGCGCGATGGGCTTCTGCATCGGCGGCCATCTGGCATTCCGCGCCGCGCTGCAGCCGGAAGTGCGCGGTACCGCCTGCTTCTATGCCACCGACCTGCACACCCAGGTCATCCCCAACCAGCCAGGCCAGCACAGCATGGACCGTGCCGGCGAGATCGGTGGCGAGCTCTTGATGATCTGGGGCAAGCAGGACCCGCACATCCCGGCGACCGGCCGCGCCGAGGTCTATGCCAGGCTCGCCGCGCTCGGTCTTGATTTCACTTGGCACGAGTTCAACGGCCAGCATGCGTTCATGCGTGACGAGGGCGAGCGCTACGATGCGCAACTGCAGCGGTTGGGCTACGAGCTGGTGTTCGACCTGTTCGGGCGCACACTGCGCTAG
- a CDS encoding sigma-70 family RNA polymerase sigma factor produces the protein MLLELAEPTLETVFLAHRAQLHRLAKKIVGTPELADEITQEAYLKLVEGACAREVANPFGYCCQVVRNLALDHCRRQAVEATYRVYTDDGELPQVPGVGTPERGLHERRMLDAIEEVLGTLPPRTRLAFELYRLAGLTQREIAKRLGCSATLVNFMLKDVAEALRQCRSLLDED, from the coding sequence ATGTTGCTTGAGCTGGCCGAACCCACCCTCGAGACGGTTTTTCTCGCGCACCGGGCGCAGTTGCATCGCCTGGCCAAGAAGATCGTCGGCACCCCTGAGCTGGCCGACGAGATCACCCAGGAGGCCTATCTCAAGCTGGTCGAGGGCGCCTGCGCACGTGAGGTGGCCAATCCGTTCGGCTACTGCTGCCAAGTGGTGAGGAATCTGGCGCTGGACCATTGCCGGCGACAGGCGGTGGAGGCCACCTACCGCGTCTACACCGATGACGGCGAGCTGCCCCAGGTCCCCGGCGTGGGCACGCCTGAGCGCGGGTTGCACGAACGCAGGATGCTCGATGCCATTGAAGAAGTGCTGGGTACGCTGCCACCCCGGACACGCCTTGCATTCGAGCTGTATCGGCTGGCCGGGCTTACGCAGCGTGAAATCGCCAAGCGGCTGGGATGCTCGGCCACACTCGTCAACTTCATGCTCAAGGACGTCGCCGAGGCGCTCAGACAATGCCGCAGCCTGCTGGATGAAGATTGA
- a CDS encoding FecR/PupR family sigma factor regulator, translating into MQSDQAWDDAWNWVMRQHEGEGRSEAAQAAFAQWLDADPGHRKAYADAVRLWSLSGLVPPAHDLDAATCLPPGESAAD; encoded by the coding sequence ATGCAAAGCGATCAGGCTTGGGATGACGCCTGGAACTGGGTGATGCGCCAGCACGAAGGCGAAGGCCGCAGCGAGGCGGCACAGGCGGCGTTTGCGCAATGGCTCGACGCCGACCCCGGTCACCGCAAAGCGTATGCGGATGCCGTACGGCTGTGGTCGTTGTCGGGGCTGGTGCCGCCGGCCCACGACCTGGATGCCGCCACCTGTCTGCCACCCGGCGAAAGCGCCGCCGACTGA